Part of the Intestinibacillus sp. Marseille-P6563 genome is shown below.
AGCTGTGGCCATCCGGAGCCTGGGCCACCCACAGAGCGGCGAACATATCCAGGCCATAGTCGACTGTCAGCCAGCGTTTCCACCCGTCGGGCACGACAAACGGCTCGACCACATGGATTTCCCGGGAAAACTCGGAAAAATACCGGCCCTCCTGCAAATCCCAGTCTCCTTCGAGCAGGGCCTTGCGTTCGCGCGGCGGCAGGTTTTCCAGGCGCCTCACATAGCGCGGGTCGCGCTGCATCAAAAAGACGTTGTCGGTCACCCGGGCGGGCAGGAACACCCGGGTGCCGCCCTCGAACTCGGCCACGGTATCGGGCGGCATGGCGTCGATGAAGCGTTTTTTCACCCAGTCATGCCCGGGGCCGCCCGGATTGGTGGTCGATTTGACCTGTTTGGGGTATCCATTCGCGCCGCGCACGCGGCTGATGAGATACGTATACTGATAAAAGGAAAAATGGGTCAGTTCGTCAAACCGAATCACATCATACTCAGCCGACTGGTACCGGGTCACATCGCCTTCATACTGGCAGTGCCCAAATTCGATCACCGAACCGTTCACCAGCCGCCACACCCCGTCGCTGCGCACAAACTTACCCACAACCTGTGGATAAAGCTGTTCACTCACGGCGATGAGCGAGCGTTCAAGTTCGCGCATGGTACGCCGCAGGATGAGCTGCCGGCTGCCCGGATACTGCACGGCGAACACCAAAGCATCCACAAGCTGTGCATAACTCTTGCCGCCGCCGGCCGCGCCGCCGAACAGGGTTTCTACGGCCGACGACCGGATAAAATCGGCCTGCCGCCGGGTGATCTCGAACCCATATCGTTTTTTACGCGCCCGCATCCTCCACCACCTTCACGGTCAGTTCCACCCGCTGGGGCAGCCGCTCGCGCATCTCCTCGGCCATGGCCTTGATTTCCTTGATGGCTGATACGATGGTCGTGGGCTTGGTTTCGCCGTCCTCGGCCAGTTCGATCAGCCGGTCGATGAGCGCCGGCATTTTCTCCCACAGCCGCCTTTGCATCTCTTCTTCCTGCCGTTGCTGTCTGGTCACAGCTCCTCCTTTCTCGAACTAATGTTCGTTTTTTGTTGCTCTTGATAATAGCCGACGATTGGCGGTCTGTCAAGAAAAATTTTCCGGTCTACCTTGATTTTTTCCATTCTTTTCTCCACAGGATGCAAAAAATTTACAAACCAAAAAAATTTTTAAGTTTTCCATAAGATATCGAAAACCTAGTTGACACCACTCCCGGACAAGTTTTATACTGTATGAAACGATGTAGTACAGTGAAGAGATTCACGGAGTTCAATTCAGGGGGTGTGTTATGCGCTTTATATCGATCCTAGATACCGCGCTATGGCTTTTCAGCCTATTCCTAACCGTCTACATGTGTTATTACATCATCTTCGTGCCCCATGCCTTCACCCGCAAGCGGGTTTGGAAGGAGCACGCACCCAAATGTCGTTTTGCTGTGCTGGTGGCGGCCCGCAACGAGCAAGCGGTCATTGGGCATCTGGTGGAAAGCCTGGTGGCGCAGGACTATCCAACAGAACTGTTTGACATCTATGTCATCCCGAACAACTGCACCGACCAAACCGAGCAGGTGGCGCGTGCGGCGGGCGCGCAGATTCTCGATTGTGCATTCCCGGTGCACAGCAAGGGCGATGTGCTGCGTCAGGTGGTTGCCACACTGAGCGCCAAGGGCGAGCATGATGCCATCTGTGTTTTCGACGCCGACAATGTCGTGGACCCGGGCTTTTTGCGGGCCATGAACAATGCCTGGTGTTCGGGCGCACGTGCTGCGCAGGGCTTCCGCGACAGCAAAAACCCGCACGATACGGTCATCTCGGGCAACTATTCGCTGTATTACTGGATGGTCAACCGGTTTTATAGTCATGCCCGCAATTCGGCTGGCCTGTCGGCCATCGTCAACGGTTCGGGCTTCATGGCCGACCTGGGACTGTTGCAGTCCATGGGGGGCTGGAACACCCATACCATGACCGAGGACATCGAATTTACCACCAAGTGCATCCTGCGGGATGTGCGGGTCGAGTGGGTGCCGCAGGCGATCACCTACGACGAGCAGCCGCTGACCTTCCTGCAATCGTGGCGGCAGCGCTGCCGCTGGTCGACGGGTACATACCAGTGTCTGGCCCGGTATTTCATGCCGCTGGTACGCAGTCTGTTTTCCCATGGTTTCCATGGCATGCGTGCGCGGTTTGACCAGATCGTGTTCCTGCTTGCGCCGCTGATGCAGCTTTCGTGGCTGGCGTCGCTGATTTTGGGACAACTTTTGCGCATATTGCAAGTGCATTACAACCTGTTCCCAAGCACACCGATCTTCACCCAGCTGTTCCTGTCTGTGGTGGTATCCTATGGCATCACCTTGGGCATGTCCATTCTGGTCATGATTCTGGAACGCAAACCCATGCTGCCTATGCTGCGGGGCATCCTGACCTATTGGGTCTTTATTATGAGCTGGCTGCCCATCAACGCCTATTGCCTGGTGCACCGCACCACCGAATGGAAGGCCATTGCGCACACCCGTGGCGTCAAACTCTCGCAAATCAAGTAGTAAAAAAACCTCTCCCTTCCATTGGGAGAGGTTTTTTTGGTTTTGGCAAGATAGCTTGATAATAAGATATTGCATCTCGGGTCTGTTTGTGGCATAATATCTATATCTGTTTCCTGCGGACAGCAGAAGCGGATAAGGGAATTCGCCGCACGCTGGAGGCGGCAAAAAAGAAGGGGTAATTGACGTGAAACAAGAACGTAGCAGCTTTTCCAGCCGTCTGGGCTTCGTCCTGGCGGCGGCAGGCTCCGCAGTCGGCCTTGGCAACCTGTGGCGCTTCCCATACCTTGCCGCAAAATATGGCGGCGGTATTTTCCTGTTGGTGTATCTGATTCTGGTCGTATCGTTTGGCTTTGCGCTGATGATCACCGAGATTGCAATCGGCCGTAAGACCCGTCTGTCGTGCATCGGTGCTTATAAGGCGCTCGACCGGCGGTTTGGTTTCCTCGGATGGATTGCCGCCTTTGTACCGGTCATCATCACGCCGTATTATTGTGTCATCGGCGGCTGGGTTATGAAATATCTGTTTGAGTTTGTGTCCGGCGGCGCTATGGCTACCGCAGACGGCGGCGATTATTTCAATTCGTTCATCGGCTTTGATGCAGACTCCATCGGCAGCACCATGCTGGATTTCAGTGGCCCGACACCGTGGTTCCTGATTTTTGTACTTTTGACCGCTCTGGTCGTTATCTTTGGCGTTGAAAAGGGCATTGAACGCGCCAGCCGGTTCATGATGCCGGTTCTGGCCGTCCTGGCGATCCTCATCGCGATCTACTCGCTGACCATCGATGGCGCGATGACCGGCCTGAAATACTACCTCATGCCCGATTTCTCCAAGTTCTCGGCTTCCACCGTGCTGGGCGCACTCGGCCAGATGTTCTATTCGATGTCGCTGGCTATGGGTATCATGATCACCTATGGTTCCTATATGCAGCGTGAAAACATCCTGGAGCACTCGGTCACCCAGATCGAAGTTTTCGACACCCTGTTCGCTTTTGTTGCCGGTCTGATGATCATCCCGGCGGTCGTTGCGTTCAACGGCGGCGATCCGTCCCAGATCAATGCGGGCCCGGGCCTGATGTTCGTCACCCTGCCGATGGTTTTCGAATCCATGGCCTTTGGTACGGTTGTCGGTGCTGTTTTCTTCCTGCTGGTGCTGTTTGCCGCACTGACTTCGTCCATTTCGCTGATGGAAACCATCGTATCGGTTGTCATGGATAAGACGCCGCTCAAGCGTCGTCCGACGACCATTTTGATGACCGTAGTCGTTCTGCTGGTCGGCATTCCGTCCTGCCTGGGTTATGGCCCGTGGGCTGGTATCACGATCATCGGCATGCAGTTCCTGGATTTCTTCGATTTCCTGTCCAACTCGGTTCTCATGCCCATCGTGGCGTTCCTCACCTGTATCCTCATCGGTCATGTGGTCGGTACCAAGGTCATTGCCGACGAGGTCAAGCAGGGTGCCAATGCGTTCCACCGCGAAAAGCTGCACCGCGTTATGGTGCGCTGGATCGCGCCAGTTCTGCTGATGGCGATTCTGCTCTCCGAGCTGGCCACCAAGGTCTTTGGCCTGTTCACCATCTAAGTCTGGTTTTAAAAAAAGCTGCCGTTTTATGCGGCAGCTTTTTTGTTGTCCTGCGGATTGTATCGATAGGTGTTGGCGGTCAACTGTCCTTCACCCAAAGACACCGCATCCCCTTGTCCCCAGGACGTGGCCATTTTGCTTGAAAACCCGCCAAACACTGGACAAAACCGATTTTCTGCGCCATAATAATACGCGAAATGGAAAAAAGCACAAAGGAGAACTCGCCTATGAAATACGTAATCGTCTTAGGGGACGGCATGGCCGATGAACCGATCGAAGCGCTGGGCGGCAAGACGCCGCTGGCCTTTGCCAAGACCCCGATGATCGACCAGCTGGCGCAGACGGGTGAAGTCGGCCTGGCCAAGACCATCCCGACCGGCATGAAACCGGGCAGCGATACGGCCAACCTCGCCGTACTGGGCTATGACCCGGAGAAATATTATTCGGGCCGCTCGCCGCTCGAAGCGCTGAGTATCGGTGTGCCCATGCAGGCGACCGACATCGCCCTGCGCTGCAATACCGTCACCCTATCCGATGAACCCGGCGTTCCCTATGCCGAGCGCACCATCATCGACCACAGCGCCGATGAAATTTCGACCGCAGACGCAGCCCAGCTCATCGAAGCCGTGCGTCCGGTGTTTGAAAATGAAACCTATCAGTTCTATGTTGGCACCAGCTACCGCCATTGCCTGATCTGGGCTGGCGGCGTCGTGCAGGACATCACGCCCCCGCATGACATCCTGGGCAAGGTCATCGGCGACTATCTGCCCGAAGATCTCAAGCTGCGCGCCATGATGGAGCAGAGCTTTGACATTCTGGACAACCATCCGTTGAACGTCGCACGTGCCAAGGCGGGCAAAAACAAGGCCAATTCGCTCTGGTTCTGGGGCGCAGGCACCAAGCCGGCCCTGTCGTCGTTCACCGAAAAGACCGGCAAGCGCGGCGCAATGATTTCGGCCGTCGACCTGCTCAAGGGCATCGCAGTCGGCGCAGGCATGCAGGTTCTGGAGGTCGAAGGCGCCACCGGCGGCCTGACCACCAACTACGAAGGCAAGGCGGCTGCGGCGGCCAAGGCGCTGCTGGAGGACGGCAATGACTTTGCCTACATTCATGTCGAAGCGCCCGACGAAATGGGCCACCAGGGCAGCGTAGAGAACAAGGTCAAGGCCATTGAGTATCTGGATGGCCGCGTCATCCGTCCGCTGTACGACGCGCTGACGGCCTCGGGTGAGGATTTCCGCATGCTCATCCTGCCCGACCATCCGACGCCCATCCGCCTGCGTACGCACATCGGCGACCCGGTCCCCTATCTGCTGTATGACAGCACGGCTAAGCTGGGCACCGGCGCTCTTTACAATGAAGCATCGGCGCAGCAGACCGGCGTCTATATCGAAAAGGGCTACACCCTGATCGACCATCTGTTTGAGCGGTAACACAAAAGCGGCTCCCAAGTTGGGAGCCGCTTTTTTCTCAAACCAACTGATAGAACAAACCATGCTGGCTGCAATACCAGACCAGCTTGCCGTGCCCCAGCCGGGGCAGACGGGTCTGCAAATCCCATTCGGGATACTGCCGCCGCAGCACCAGCGCATCGCCGGTCAACAGGGCGACAAAGCTGATGTAATGGTCCTTTTCCATCGGATGCCCGGAACTGACAAAATAGTCGTTTTCAATCAGTTCCACATTTAATTTTTCCTCCGCCTTGTACGGTGTCAGCGCGGTCAGCTTCTTGCCGCAGCAGGACAAACTGGTGTCGGCCGACGCGGTCAAAATATTCCCGCATTGCGGGCATACAAAAAATTTCAGGTGTTTCATATTGCCTCCTGTCCGTTCGTTTTCGCCCAGGTC
Proteins encoded:
- a CDS encoding cofactor-independent phosphoglycerate mutase; this translates as MKYVIVLGDGMADEPIEALGGKTPLAFAKTPMIDQLAQTGEVGLAKTIPTGMKPGSDTANLAVLGYDPEKYYSGRSPLEALSIGVPMQATDIALRCNTVTLSDEPGVPYAERTIIDHSADEISTADAAQLIEAVRPVFENETYQFYVGTSYRHCLIWAGGVVQDITPPHDILGKVIGDYLPEDLKLRAMMEQSFDILDNHPLNVARAKAGKNKANSLWFWGAGTKPALSSFTEKTGKRGAMISAVDLLKGIAVGAGMQVLEVEGATGGLTTNYEGKAAAAAKALLEDGNDFAYIHVEAPDEMGHQGSVENKVKAIEYLDGRVIRPLYDALTASGEDFRMLILPDHPTPIRLRTHIGDPVPYLLYDSTAKLGTGALYNEASAQQTGVYIEKGYTLIDHLFER
- a CDS encoding XRE family transcriptional regulator is translated as MSLLPDLSRALGVDLEGLLAGDLGENERTGGNMKHLKFFVCPQCGNILTASADTSLSCCGKKLTALTPYKAEEKLNVELIENDYFVSSGHPMEKDHYISFVALLTGDALVLRRQYPEWDLQTRLPRLGHGKLVWYCSQHGLFYQLV
- a CDS encoding sodium-dependent transporter is translated as MKQERSSFSSRLGFVLAAAGSAVGLGNLWRFPYLAAKYGGGIFLLVYLILVVSFGFALMITEIAIGRKTRLSCIGAYKALDRRFGFLGWIAAFVPVIITPYYCVIGGWVMKYLFEFVSGGAMATADGGDYFNSFIGFDADSIGSTMLDFSGPTPWFLIFVLLTALVVIFGVEKGIERASRFMMPVLAVLAILIAIYSLTIDGAMTGLKYYLMPDFSKFSASTVLGALGQMFYSMSLAMGIMITYGSYMQRENILEHSVTQIEVFDTLFAFVAGLMIIPAVVAFNGGDPSQINAGPGLMFVTLPMVFESMAFGTVVGAVFFLLVLFAALTSSISLMETIVSVVMDKTPLKRRPTTILMTVVVLLVGIPSCLGYGPWAGITIIGMQFLDFFDFLSNSVLMPIVAFLTCILIGHVVGTKVIADEVKQGANAFHREKLHRVMVRWIAPVLLMAILLSELATKVFGLFTI
- a CDS encoding terminase large subunit domain-containing protein, encoding MRARKKRYGFEITRRQADFIRSSAVETLFGGAAGGGKSYAQLVDALVFAVQYPGSRQLILRRTMRELERSLIAVSEQLYPQVVGKFVRSDGVWRLVNGSVIEFGHCQYEGDVTRYQSAEYDVIRFDELTHFSFYQYTYLISRVRGANGYPKQVKSTTNPGGPGHDWVKKRFIDAMPPDTVAEFEGGTRVFLPARVTDNVFLMQRDPRYVRRLENLPPRERKALLEGDWDLQEGRYFSEFSREIHVVEPFVVPDGWKRWLTVDYGLDMFAALWVAQAPDGHSYVYREVYEPGLILSEAAEQVRRAEGREVIDVRLAPPDLFHRRQESGRSAAEIWQDSGLYFEPSGNERVTGWYAVKELLRPIPDGAGGLTARLQIFSTCRNLIRTLGAVQHDTKNPNDVAGQPHELTHAPDALRGYAVSVWEPGEPEPDRAAGEVREFLEFRT
- a CDS encoding glycosyltransferase family 2 protein, which codes for MRFISILDTALWLFSLFLTVYMCYYIIFVPHAFTRKRVWKEHAPKCRFAVLVAARNEQAVIGHLVESLVAQDYPTELFDIYVIPNNCTDQTEQVARAAGAQILDCAFPVHSKGDVLRQVVATLSAKGEHDAICVFDADNVVDPGFLRAMNNAWCSGARAAQGFRDSKNPHDTVISGNYSLYYWMVNRFYSHARNSAGLSAIVNGSGFMADLGLLQSMGGWNTHTMTEDIEFTTKCILRDVRVEWVPQAITYDEQPLTFLQSWRQRCRWSTGTYQCLARYFMPLVRSLFSHGFHGMRARFDQIVFLLAPLMQLSWLASLILGQLLRILQVHYNLFPSTPIFTQLFLSVVVSYGITLGMSILVMILERKPMLPMLRGILTYWVFIMSWLPINAYCLVHRTTEWKAIAHTRGVKLSQIK